Proteins encoded by one window of Ulvibacter sp. MAR_2010_11:
- a CDS encoding ATP-binding protein, translated as MRLLILFVLAIVLFPSISYTQVSAGTESDSTKLAQRALKVKRVDSLRKFTRNQFYRNNYDLAIEVGEETLKLAREINDYKTIFSISSIMGNAFLKIEDTTQAKRIFTEALVEAEQIQANRIVSKDALEEDRYNDDRSIITALIDLGNYYALQEKAEPAIKLYNEAIPLAEKLHDTSHLFILNFNIAELNLDQENIKTAEYYVMQTNNYISNSTVDAYRAVAKLNVGKLHYLKKEPGLAIKNLRESIELAEKSGFTDPLIEGYDFYAKAEALNGNYSAAYALIQKADEYRAEKYKTDKIEAIETVTAKFKLNQFQQELKAQALQNEVNTQTTKRETTILWVKIASGILLIFSLFLFGSYRKRKKLLIDLIHKNKQYLEAKEKSEELSKAKTVLFSNITHELRTPMYGIIGISNILIKDKKIKSHDEDLKSLKFSANYLFSLINNVLQLTQIENTKKEELEKTKFNLENLINNVVESSKFLNEEHPNNYKIIIDKKIPKYLFGDEVNLTQVLINIVGNASKFTNDGTITIQVDRGADKGNEICLQFLVKDTGIGISKEKQENIFDEFAQTTGSGNQYQGARLGLPIVKKILELHGSEIDLKSEEGKGTEIRFDLYYTPGSKAEAQVQNTVTNALPLKGTHILVVDDNKINQLVTQKYIETYGATAKVAGSGADAIRMTKSEEFDLILMDINMPEMNGFEATERIRTFNTDIPIIALTAVELEKVVGEHSFNLMNDLIIKPYKNEVFIETLLKHISK; from the coding sequence TTGAGACTACTTATACTTTTTGTACTTGCAATAGTCCTATTTCCGAGTATTTCCTACACTCAGGTTTCAGCCGGAACTGAATCCGATTCGACTAAATTGGCCCAGAGGGCCTTAAAAGTTAAAAGAGTTGATTCCCTAAGAAAATTCACACGAAATCAGTTTTATAGAAACAATTACGATCTGGCGATTGAAGTTGGAGAAGAAACCTTAAAACTAGCGAGAGAAATAAACGATTATAAAACTATTTTTTCCATTTCCAGTATAATGGGAAATGCATTTCTCAAAATTGAAGATACTACACAAGCCAAACGAATTTTTACCGAAGCCCTGGTTGAAGCCGAGCAAATACAAGCAAATAGGATAGTTTCAAAAGACGCGTTAGAAGAAGATAGATACAACGATGACAGAAGTATTATAACAGCTCTAATCGATTTAGGAAATTACTACGCCCTTCAGGAAAAAGCAGAACCCGCCATTAAATTGTACAATGAGGCAATCCCCCTTGCTGAAAAACTACATGACACCTCTCACCTGTTTATTCTCAACTTTAATATTGCAGAGCTTAATCTCGATCAGGAAAATATAAAAACGGCCGAGTATTACGTCATGCAAACCAACAATTACATTAGTAATTCTACTGTCGATGCATATAGAGCGGTCGCGAAGTTGAATGTGGGAAAACTACACTATCTGAAAAAAGAACCGGGATTAGCAATAAAAAATCTGCGCGAAAGTATCGAACTCGCCGAAAAATCGGGATTTACAGATCCTTTAATTGAAGGCTACGACTTTTACGCCAAAGCAGAAGCGTTGAATGGTAATTATAGCGCTGCTTATGCACTCATTCAAAAGGCAGATGAATACAGAGCTGAAAAATACAAAACTGATAAAATTGAAGCTATTGAGACCGTTACGGCAAAATTTAAACTCAATCAATTCCAGCAAGAACTAAAAGCTCAAGCACTACAAAATGAAGTAAATACGCAAACCACTAAACGAGAAACTACTATATTATGGGTTAAAATTGCATCCGGCATTCTCTTAATTTTCTCATTGTTTTTATTCGGCTCGTATCGCAAAAGAAAAAAATTACTTATTGATCTAATTCATAAGAATAAACAATACTTAGAGGCGAAAGAAAAAAGTGAAGAGTTATCTAAGGCTAAAACCGTTTTGTTTTCTAACATAACTCACGAGCTAAGAACACCTATGTATGGAATTATCGGGATTTCAAACATTCTTATAAAAGACAAAAAAATAAAGAGTCATGACGAAGATTTGAAATCGTTGAAATTCTCTGCAAATTACCTTTTCTCACTTATTAATAATGTACTCCAACTCACTCAAATTGAGAATACAAAAAAAGAAGAGTTGGAAAAAACAAAGTTTAATCTTGAGAATCTAATTAACAATGTTGTTGAATCCTCGAAGTTTCTCAATGAGGAACATCCTAATAATTATAAAATAATAATTGATAAAAAAATTCCTAAATACCTTTTTGGAGATGAAGTAAATCTCACTCAAGTTTTAATCAACATTGTTGGGAACGCATCAAAATTTACAAATGATGGAACTATAACCATTCAGGTGGATCGTGGAGCCGATAAAGGCAATGAGATTTGCCTTCAATTTTTAGTGAAAGACACTGGAATAGGAATTTCCAAGGAGAAGCAAGAAAACATCTTCGATGAATTTGCACAAACAACCGGTTCAGGAAATCAATATCAGGGCGCAAGACTGGGTCTCCCCATTGTAAAAAAGATACTGGAGCTGCATGGGTCTGAGATTGATCTTAAAAGTGAAGAAGGTAAGGGAACCGAAATCCGATTCGATTTGTATTACACTCCCGGCAGTAAGGCTGAAGCCCAAGTACAAAATACTGTCACGAATGCATTGCCTCTCAAAGGAACTCATATTCTGGTGGTAGACGATAACAAAATTAATCAGTTGGTTACCCAAAAATATATCGAGACCTATGGAGCGACTGCTAAGGTAGCCGGCAGCGGAGCGGATGCAATCCGAATGACCAAAAGTGAAGAATTTGATCTTATCCTGATGGATATTAATATGCCCGAAATGAACGGGTTTGAAGCTACCGAAAGAATTAGAACCTTTAATACAGACATTCCGATTATAGCCCTCACAGCAGTAGAATTGGAAAAAGTAGTGGGGGAACACTCGTTCAACTTAATGAACGACCTTATTATCAAGCCCTATAAGAATGAGGTTTTTATAGAAACACTTCTCAAACATATTTCAAAATAA
- a CDS encoding DUF2809 domain-containing protein: MWVFRKKYAVITIILLLVEIAIALFHFHPIVRGFLGDVLVVILLYTFLRTFLLISPVKIALGALLFAFTIEFVQILNPVEFFEIHSKILQTVIGSSFDPWDLVAYSIGFVFILLLEKIRCDVNKAKSN; this comes from the coding sequence ATGTGGGTATTCAGAAAAAAATATGCTGTAATTACAATCATTTTATTACTGGTTGAAATAGCAATTGCTCTGTTTCATTTTCATCCCATAGTGAGAGGGTTTTTGGGAGATGTATTAGTAGTTATCCTATTGTATACATTCCTGAGAACCTTCTTATTAATTTCTCCTGTAAAAATTGCCTTAGGCGCGCTACTCTTTGCTTTTACAATTGAATTTGTGCAAATTTTAAATCCGGTCGAGTTTTTTGAAATTCACTCAAAAATTCTTCAAACTGTGATTGGATCAAGTTTCGATCCCTGGGACTTAGTGGCCTATAGTATAGGCTTTGTATTTATACTTTTATTGGAAAAAATTAGGTGTGATGTCAATAAGGCTAAGAGTAACTAA
- the creD gene encoding cell envelope integrity protein CreD, which translates to MEQKRSKFGNWMRNSITARMLIVGFLLLVLLIPLEFVKSLISERAYRQEEVVREINGKWGNEVLFSGPILKIPYKTYKEETIFIEKTKTYEKKTEVIIRNAYLLPDTLGITSTVESKPLKRGIYQSVVYTADNSVAGNFPAIDFSEKDIADDDILWDKITVQVRTSNLKGIRNSLIVQLGNESLSMTPKYDQEYLNTIESEHITAITPENKNPLPFSFNLKINGSESIKFIPVGKETKVTMTSNWHSPSFDGKYLPVDENREITKDGFRASWEVFQINRQFEQQFFGSLPNLSEFGFGTKLIIPVDEYQKSERSTKYGFMVIGLTLLVFLLIQLVSKIHIHPFQYVMIGLALVMFYTLLLSISEHSTFLKAYAIAGASVLGLITIYSRAILKGFKFPLLVCTSLASLYGFIYVIIQLENYALLVGSIGLFVILALVMFASRKIDWGNES; encoded by the coding sequence ATGGAACAAAAAAGAAGCAAATTTGGAAACTGGATGCGCAACTCTATTACTGCGCGTATGCTCATTGTGGGATTTTTATTATTGGTTTTATTAATTCCGCTGGAATTTGTGAAATCCTTGATAAGTGAGCGAGCCTACAGGCAGGAAGAGGTGGTGCGAGAAATTAATGGGAAATGGGGAAATGAGGTGTTGTTCTCCGGACCCATTCTCAAAATACCCTATAAAACCTACAAGGAAGAGACTATTTTTATTGAAAAAACAAAAACCTACGAAAAAAAGACCGAGGTCATAATTAGAAATGCCTACCTCCTGCCCGACACTCTCGGCATAACTTCCACGGTCGAATCGAAGCCTTTAAAACGCGGAATTTACCAGTCTGTGGTGTATACAGCAGATAATAGTGTAGCAGGAAATTTTCCCGCCATAGATTTCTCGGAAAAAGACATTGCCGATGATGACATTCTTTGGGACAAAATAACGGTGCAGGTACGTACTTCAAATTTGAAGGGAATTAGAAACAGCCTCATAGTGCAGTTGGGCAATGAAAGTCTATCCATGACCCCGAAATACGATCAGGAATACCTAAATACAATTGAAAGTGAGCACATAACAGCTATCACTCCGGAAAATAAAAATCCCCTCCCCTTTTCCTTCAATTTAAAAATAAACGGGAGTGAGAGTATCAAGTTTATTCCTGTTGGTAAAGAAACCAAAGTGACTATGACTTCAAATTGGCATTCGCCCAGTTTTGATGGCAAATACCTGCCGGTGGATGAGAACCGTGAAATTACCAAAGATGGTTTTAGAGCCTCCTGGGAGGTTTTTCAGATAAACAGACAGTTTGAGCAGCAGTTCTTTGGAAGTTTGCCCAATCTGTCCGAGTTCGGGTTTGGAACCAAACTAATCATCCCCGTTGATGAATATCAAAAAAGTGAACGTTCCACCAAATACGGCTTTATGGTTATTGGCTTAACCTTGCTTGTTTTTCTGTTAATACAATTGGTGAGCAAAATTCACATTCATCCTTTTCAATATGTGATGATTGGTTTGGCGTTGGTGATGTTTTACACCTTATTACTGTCAATTTCAGAACACAGTACCTTTCTGAAAGCCTATGCCATTGCGGGAGCTTCGGTTTTAGGGCTGATTACTATTTACTCCCGTGCTATTTTAAAAGGATTTAAATTTCCTCTCTTGGTGTGTACCTCCTTAGCTTCTTTGTACGGATTTATTTATGTAATCATTCAGTTGGAGAATTATGCGCTGTTGGTAGGTAGTATTGGATTGTTTGTTATTTTGGCTCTGGTTATGTTTGCTTCCAGAAAAATAGACTGGGGTAACGAATCTTAA
- a CDS encoding transcriptional regulator, producing the protein MGIIDNINKLFDHRIRLGIMSILVVNEEADFNRLKELLEVTDGNLASHIKALEQAKYILVQKQFIGRKPNTSYSATALGKAEFGKHISALEKLLKKE; encoded by the coding sequence GTGGGAATTATAGACAACATAAATAAGCTATTTGATCATCGCATACGCCTGGGGATTATGTCTATTTTGGTTGTAAACGAAGAAGCCGATTTCAACAGGTTGAAAGAATTGCTGGAGGTAACCGACGGCAATCTTGCAAGTCATATTAAGGCGCTGGAACAGGCGAAGTACATTTTGGTTCAAAAACAATTTATAGGCCGTAAACCCAACACCAGTTACTCGGCTACAGCGTTGGGCAAAGCCGAATTCGGCAAACACATTAGTGCCCTGGAAAAACTCCTAAAAAAGGAATAA
- a CDS encoding FG-GAP-like repeat-containing protein, with protein MVLNYKYLAILLFIWACKDSPKEVSGIEITPKQKDFRRSTDQMIDSIQTIISLVNFRNHPYESAEKLKLIEQAVTAASANNQLSIPLYIDYGKTLLNAGKSQEAIDVFETLLEKLPENKVITKNTKGLHEALAISYMRLAEQINCRDNHSAESCLFPIKGKGIHTNKRGSQKAIEIYKEILKVFPDDLQSRWLLNLAYMTLDEYPQQVPKAYLIPPSAFKPEYNLAVFQNIAMNVGLDVNGLAGGVIVDDFNNDDYIDIIVSSWGLFGNVLYFENNGDGSFTNKTEASGLSGLTGGLNLIQADYNNDGHLDFFICRGAWSGFNWMGQLPNSLLKNNGDGTFTDVTITSGLYAKRPTQSAVWLDFNNDGWLDLYVGNETHSTKELNPAQFFLNTKDGAFKDVAPRLGLNFTEYIKGVNSGDINNDGLPDIYISILNGPNKLLLNKGGRNIEDWKFENIAPTAGVSEPIESFPTWFFDFDNDGWEDIFVTCFDSYSLSQQAAETAADYLGQKKMADLPRLYRNTGSNRFENVTKKQHLDRILPAMGCNYGDLDNDGFLDFYLGTGAPDYRAIVPNRMFRNNAGIAFQDVTYAGNFGHIQKGHGIGFADLDNDGDQDIYAVMGGSVSGDVFQNALYENPGTSNQWITVQLQGTASNRSAIGARIKITLENHDGSTRTIYNTVSSGGSFGANSLQAEIGLGNCKAIKSIAVNWPDGKATYTDYGSSATGVTIKIIEGNENLIEVSRKSFEFPKQHTSMAH; from the coding sequence ATGGTACTCAATTATAAATACTTAGCTATTCTTCTTTTTATTTGGGCATGTAAAGACTCCCCCAAAGAGGTTTCGGGTATAGAAATTACGCCAAAACAAAAGGATTTCAGAAGATCAACCGACCAAATGATAGATAGTATTCAAACTATTATATCCTTAGTTAATTTCAGAAATCATCCCTATGAGAGTGCCGAAAAATTAAAACTCATCGAGCAAGCGGTCACTGCTGCTTCAGCCAACAATCAATTATCGATTCCGCTGTATATAGATTACGGAAAAACATTACTCAATGCCGGAAAGTCTCAGGAAGCCATAGATGTTTTTGAAACACTTCTGGAAAAGTTGCCCGAGAACAAGGTAATTACAAAGAACACTAAGGGACTGCACGAAGCATTAGCTATAAGCTATATGCGCCTGGCAGAGCAAATTAATTGTCGGGACAATCATTCGGCCGAATCCTGCCTTTTTCCTATAAAAGGAAAAGGAATTCACACCAATAAACGAGGTTCGCAAAAAGCTATTGAAATTTATAAAGAAATACTCAAGGTGTTTCCCGATGATCTTCAAAGCAGATGGTTGCTCAACCTTGCCTATATGACATTGGACGAATATCCTCAACAAGTTCCGAAAGCCTATTTAATCCCTCCTTCGGCATTCAAACCCGAATATAACTTGGCAGTATTCCAAAACATCGCGATGAATGTGGGGCTGGATGTAAACGGACTGGCTGGGGGTGTGATTGTGGACGATTTCAATAACGATGATTATATAGATATTATCGTTTCTTCTTGGGGTCTCTTCGGAAATGTTCTTTATTTTGAAAACAATGGTGATGGGTCTTTTACTAACAAAACTGAAGCTTCAGGCCTTTCCGGACTTACCGGTGGACTGAATTTAATTCAGGCAGATTATAACAATGACGGCCATTTAGACTTCTTTATTTGTCGGGGTGCATGGAGCGGATTTAATTGGATGGGGCAATTACCCAATTCGTTACTTAAAAACAATGGTGACGGCACTTTCACCGATGTAACCATAACCTCAGGATTGTATGCAAAAAGACCCACTCAGTCTGCAGTATGGCTAGATTTTAACAACGATGGTTGGCTGGATCTGTACGTTGGAAATGAAACGCATTCGACAAAAGAATTAAATCCAGCACAGTTCTTTCTGAATACAAAAGACGGGGCATTTAAAGATGTTGCGCCCCGGCTTGGATTGAACTTTACAGAATACATAAAAGGAGTGAATAGTGGAGATATCAATAACGACGGATTGCCGGATATTTATATCTCCATTTTAAATGGTCCCAATAAATTACTGCTCAACAAAGGGGGAAGAAATATCGAGGATTGGAAATTCGAAAACATTGCGCCAACCGCCGGTGTCTCTGAACCTATTGAAAGTTTTCCCACCTGGTTCTTTGATTTCGACAACGATGGTTGGGAAGATATCTTTGTTACCTGTTTTGACAGCTATTCCCTATCGCAGCAAGCTGCCGAAACAGCGGCCGATTATTTAGGTCAAAAGAAGATGGCCGATCTTCCAAGACTCTATAGAAATACAGGATCAAATCGATTTGAAAATGTGACAAAAAAACAGCATTTAGATCGTATTTTACCTGCCATGGGTTGTAATTACGGCGATTTGGATAACGACGGATTTTTGGATTTCTATTTGGGCACGGGTGCTCCCGATTATCGGGCTATAGTTCCCAACAGAATGTTTCGTAATAATGCCGGGATAGCATTTCAGGATGTCACCTATGCCGGAAATTTCGGGCATATTCAAAAAGGACACGGCATAGGCTTTGCCGATTTAGACAATGATGGCGATCAGGATATTTATGCGGTAATGGGCGGCTCGGTCTCGGGGGATGTCTTCCAGAATGCATTGTATGAAAATCCGGGAACGTCGAACCAATGGATTACTGTTCAGTTGCAAGGAACCGCTTCGAATAGATCTGCAATAGGGGCTCGAATTAAAATCACTTTGGAAAATCACGATGGATCCACCCGAACAATTTATAATACCGTGAGTTCCGGTGGAAGCTTTGGAGCCAATAGCTTACAAGCGGAAATTGGGCTGGGGAATTGTAAAGCCATCAAAAGCATCGCAGTAAACTGGCCCGATGGTAAGGCGACATATACAGATTACGGTTCTTCAGCTACAGGTGTTACAATTAAGATTATCGAAGGGAACGAAAACCTCATCGAGGTGTCCAGAAAGTCTTTTGAGTTTCCGAAGCAACACACTTCCATGGCCCATTAA
- a CDS encoding DUF1801 domain-containing protein has translation MKPAEQYIVSQVEPFRSMLLHLQVTIQTTIPNAVLLYKWKLPFYYIGGKLPFCYLNCARGYVDLVFWHGTHLVKHPNHLVLGGRKHLKSLRYKTLEDINQKILVDLLKEAYSVKDKNYYK, from the coding sequence ATGAAACCTGCCGAACAATATATAGTATCGCAAGTTGAGCCGTTTCGCTCTATGTTACTACATCTTCAGGTAACCATCCAAACCACCATTCCCAATGCGGTATTGTTATATAAATGGAAACTTCCCTTCTATTATATAGGGGGAAAACTCCCTTTTTGTTATCTCAATTGTGCCCGCGGCTACGTAGATTTGGTCTTTTGGCATGGGACACATCTTGTTAAGCACCCCAATCATTTGGTCTTAGGGGGTCGCAAGCATTTGAAATCACTCCGTTATAAAACTCTGGAAGATATCAATCAGAAAATTTTAGTAGATCTTCTCAAGGAAGCCTATTCGGTAAAAGATAAAAATTATTACAAATGA
- the kdsA gene encoding 3-deoxy-8-phosphooctulonate synthase, whose translation MNIDLIPKIKHTNSNNFFLLAGPCAIEGEEMALVIAEKIVAITNRLQIPFVFKGSFKKANRSRIDSFTGIGDEKALKILRKVSETFDVPTVTDIHEVDDAAIAAEYVDVLQIPAFLVRQTDLVVAAAKTGKVVNLKKGQFMSPESMQHAVKKVTDSGNDQALITDRGTMFGYQDMIVDFRGIPTMKQYAPVVLDVTHSLQQPNQSIGVTGGRPDMISTIARAGIATGVDGLFIETHFDPAHAKSDGANMLDLHHLEKLLTDLVAIRKTINHL comes from the coding sequence ATGAACATCGATCTTATTCCGAAGATAAAACATACTAACTCCAACAATTTTTTCTTACTCGCCGGACCTTGTGCTATCGAAGGTGAAGAAATGGCGCTGGTAATAGCCGAGAAAATTGTGGCCATCACCAACCGACTCCAGATTCCATTTGTATTTAAAGGAAGTTTTAAAAAGGCAAATCGCAGCCGAATTGATAGTTTTACAGGGATTGGAGACGAAAAAGCCTTAAAAATTCTCAGAAAAGTTTCTGAAACTTTCGATGTGCCAACCGTAACCGATATTCACGAAGTAGATGACGCAGCCATCGCAGCAGAATATGTAGATGTATTACAAATTCCTGCCTTTTTGGTACGACAAACCGATCTTGTGGTTGCCGCGGCAAAAACCGGCAAAGTAGTCAACCTTAAAAAAGGACAGTTTATGAGTCCCGAAAGCATGCAACACGCTGTAAAAAAAGTAACAGATTCGGGTAATGATCAAGCACTAATTACCGATCGGGGTACCATGTTTGGTTATCAGGATATGATCGTGGATTTCAGAGGAATTCCTACCATGAAACAGTATGCTCCCGTAGTGTTGGATGTGACACACAGTCTGCAACAACCCAATCAGTCGATTGGTGTAACCGGAGGTCGCCCGGATATGATAAGCACCATTGCCCGTGCCGGAATAGCAACAGGAGTTGACGGCCTTTTTATTGAAACGCATTTCGACCCGGCACATGCAAAAAGCGACGGTGCCAATATGCTGGATCTACATCATTTGGAAAAACTACTTACCGACTTGGTGGCGATTCGCAAAACCATCAATCATTTGTAA
- a CDS encoding T9SS type A sorting domain-containing protein gives MKLKLLLVANLLCIGVTIAQFGPQQIISSTTGRAYIALPFDIDNDGIPDVLKTGIDEPRLYWHKNLDGEGNFGPEILISNATAYFYSIDFVDLDSDGDKDLIYLRNNPRNVAWLENLDGVGNFAPEQIILETIGNHIQGVTPTDIDNDGDLDLLATISDTFSVWLVWHENVDGNTTYGEAQILIENFFITSIALPNMVDIDNDGLLDMLTAYELGNGPGKLVWYRNLGDGMFDSDQEIHQFLVPASDWISVGGIQYIDINTDGKKDIAVSTHHDDFGNFYFWFENIDNLGSFGDRQDLYINGRFVDIDNDGDNDILVGEYDSDRIYWVENMDSLGTFGNERTITTEIDHLRSISIADFNGDGLIDVVSASISDDKIAWYENTGILGLSENTQNIFVVYPNPTKEEITLLPFDQIATIELSNDLGQRMEVHFENNTIDLSSLASGLYLLKITGTAGDSETHKIVKQ, from the coding sequence ATGAAGCTAAAATTACTTCTGGTAGCCAATCTGCTTTGTATTGGAGTTACAATCGCTCAATTTGGACCGCAACAGATTATATCGTCTACAACAGGAAGAGCATATATCGCGTTACCATTTGATATTGACAATGATGGGATTCCCGATGTTTTAAAAACGGGTATTGATGAACCTCGATTATATTGGCACAAAAATCTTGATGGTGAAGGGAATTTTGGCCCCGAAATCCTTATATCGAATGCAACTGCCTATTTTTATTCTATTGATTTTGTCGATTTAGACAGCGATGGCGATAAAGACCTTATTTATTTAAGGAACAACCCTCGAAATGTTGCTTGGCTGGAGAATCTTGATGGCGTAGGCAATTTTGCCCCTGAACAAATAATTTTAGAAACAATCGGAAATCATATCCAAGGGGTAACACCGACCGATATTGACAACGATGGAGACCTTGACCTTTTAGCTACGATTTCAGACACTTTCTCAGTTTGGCTTGTATGGCATGAAAATGTGGATGGTAATACTACTTATGGCGAGGCCCAAATACTAATAGAAAATTTCTTTATTACATCTATAGCTTTGCCGAATATGGTGGATATCGATAATGATGGTCTTTTAGATATGTTAACAGCCTATGAACTTGGTAACGGTCCGGGTAAATTGGTTTGGTATAGAAATCTAGGTGACGGCATGTTCGATTCAGACCAAGAAATTCATCAATTCCTTGTACCGGCTTCCGATTGGATAAGTGTTGGAGGCATTCAATATATCGACATAAATACCGACGGAAAAAAAGATATAGCGGTATCCACTCACCATGATGACTTTGGTAATTTCTATTTTTGGTTTGAAAATATAGATAACCTGGGAAGCTTTGGAGATCGACAGGATCTCTATATAAATGGCAGGTTTGTTGATATTGATAACGATGGAGATAATGACATCCTAGTGGGAGAATATGATTCTGATAGAATATATTGGGTAGAAAATATGGATAGCTTGGGTACATTTGGAAATGAAAGAACCATAACTACAGAAATAGATCATCTAAGGTCTATAAGTATTGCCGATTTTAATGGAGATGGTCTTATTGATGTTGTTTCGGCGTCTATATCTGACGATAAAATAGCCTGGTACGAAAATACCGGTATTCTTGGACTCTCAGAAAACACCCAAAATATATTTGTTGTGTATCCCAATCCTACCAAAGAAGAAATTACATTATTACCTTTCGACCAAATTGCAACTATCGAGCTTTCAAATGATCTTGGACAACGAATGGAAGTACATTTTGAAAACAATACAATCGACCTTTCAAGTTTAGCTTCGGGATTGTATTTATTGAAAATAACAGGAACAGCCGGTGATTCTGAAACCCATAAAATAGTCAAGCAATAA